A genome region from Microbacterium terricola includes the following:
- a CDS encoding ABC transporter permease yields the protein MAKQKLIDRVPVIHQLRQSVGFQRGMLVAGLVITGVFLLVAIIAPWISPYGYDQLSGPDGNFGAQQPPSAAHWLGTTVGGYDVLSRVIWGAQTALFVVVVSLVLSVFLGIFLGLVSGYFGGWVDRTLVVVADAIYAFPTLLLAILVAIAISGGQSGLWPGVMAAAVSIMVVFIPQYFRVVRAEVVRVKAEAFIESAKVIGASSPRIMFRHVLRNSTRTLPIIVTLNAAEAISTLAALGFLGFGIEPTAAAEWGYDLSKSISDVAAGIWWTAIPPGLAIVFAVLGITLIGESLNDLADPRLRARRRASKQTPADAVAASQPTAREELGEVQ from the coding sequence ATGGCGAAGCAGAAACTGATCGACCGCGTCCCGGTCATCCACCAGCTGCGCCAGAGCGTGGGCTTCCAGCGCGGGATGCTGGTGGCCGGCCTCGTGATCACCGGTGTGTTCCTTCTGGTCGCGATCATCGCGCCGTGGATCTCGCCGTACGGCTACGACCAGCTCTCCGGTCCGGACGGCAACTTCGGCGCCCAGCAGCCGCCGAGTGCCGCGCACTGGCTCGGCACGACGGTGGGCGGCTACGACGTCCTGTCGCGCGTCATCTGGGGTGCCCAGACCGCCCTGTTCGTCGTCGTCGTCTCGCTCGTCCTCTCGGTGTTCCTCGGCATCTTCCTCGGACTGGTGTCCGGATACTTCGGCGGCTGGGTCGACCGCACGCTCGTCGTCGTCGCGGACGCGATCTACGCCTTCCCGACGCTCCTGCTCGCGATCCTCGTCGCGATCGCGATCAGCGGCGGTCAGTCCGGCCTCTGGCCCGGCGTCATGGCCGCGGCGGTGTCGATCATGGTCGTGTTCATCCCGCAGTACTTCCGCGTCGTGCGCGCCGAGGTCGTCCGGGTGAAGGCTGAGGCGTTCATCGAGTCGGCCAAGGTCATCGGCGCGTCCAGCCCGCGCATCATGTTCCGCCACGTCCTGCGCAACTCGACCCGCACGCTGCCGATCATCGTCACGCTCAATGCGGCCGAGGCGATCAGTACGCTGGCAGCCCTCGGCTTCCTCGGCTTCGGCATCGAGCCGACCGCCGCCGCCGAGTGGGGCTACGACCTCTCCAAGTCGATCAGCGACGTCGCCGCCGGCATCTGGTGGACGGCGATCCCGCCCGGCCTTGCCATCGTGTTCGCCGTGCTCGGCATCACGCTCATCGGCGAGAGCCTCAACGACCTCGCCGACCCGCGCCTGCGCGCGCGCCGCCGCGCGAGCAAGCAGACGCCGGCCGACGCGGTCGCCGCGAGCCAGCCGACCGCACGCGAAGAACTCGGAGAGGTGCAGTGA
- a CDS encoding ABC transporter permease, with translation MTSDVGVAPVDQPPPSLAVRRGKGGSVLWRYLLIRFLLIIPTVLILVTIVFFLIRLTGDPITASLGGRLTAAQLQERIHEAGFDRPVFVQYLEYLGQILQGNFGTTFTDNQPVTQVVLTYGTATFELVAYSLVIAFIVGIPLGLVAAATRDKTSDAVLRVSAIFFYATPVFFSGLVAKLIFSVWLGWLPVSGRADVRTEIALTREDGTGIYLIDAIATGNPAYVQDVLLHAILPALTLGLLTAGIFLRLVRTNVIGTHNMQYVDAARSRGVSEYRLIRKHAYRPALIPIITVIGLQIALLLGGAVLTETTFEWQGLGYQLFEYLQARDFIAVQGIVAMIAIIVALTNFVVDVIAAFLDPRLRF, from the coding sequence ATGACGAGTGACGTCGGCGTCGCCCCGGTCGATCAGCCACCACCCTCGCTCGCCGTGCGGCGAGGCAAGGGCGGCAGCGTGCTCTGGCGCTATCTCCTGATCCGATTCCTGCTGATCATCCCGACGGTGCTGATCCTGGTCACCATCGTCTTCTTCCTCATCCGGCTGACCGGCGACCCGATCACGGCGTCCCTCGGCGGCCGCCTCACGGCCGCTCAGCTGCAGGAGCGCATCCACGAGGCCGGCTTCGACCGCCCCGTGTTCGTGCAGTACCTCGAGTACCTCGGCCAGATCCTCCAGGGCAACTTCGGCACGACGTTCACCGACAACCAGCCGGTCACCCAGGTCGTCCTGACGTACGGCACCGCGACCTTCGAGCTCGTCGCGTACTCGCTCGTCATCGCATTCATCGTCGGCATCCCGCTCGGCCTCGTCGCCGCGGCGACGCGCGACAAGACGTCCGACGCGGTTCTGCGGGTCAGCGCGATCTTCTTCTACGCGACCCCGGTGTTCTTCTCCGGACTCGTGGCGAAGCTCATCTTCTCCGTCTGGCTCGGCTGGCTGCCGGTCAGCGGCCGCGCCGACGTGCGCACCGAGATCGCCCTCACGCGCGAGGACGGGACGGGCATCTACCTCATCGACGCCATCGCCACCGGGAACCCCGCGTACGTGCAGGACGTCCTCCTGCACGCGATCCTCCCCGCGCTGACGCTCGGTCTGCTCACCGCGGGGATCTTCCTGCGCCTCGTGCGCACGAACGTCATCGGCACGCACAACATGCAGTACGTCGACGCGGCGCGGTCCCGCGGCGTCAGCGAGTACCGGCTGATCCGCAAGCACGCCTACCGACCCGCCCTCATCCCGATCATCACCGTCATCGGCCTGCAGATCGCACTCCTGCTCGGCGGCGCCGTGCTCACCGAGACGACCTTCGAGTGGCAGGGCCTGGGGTACCAGCTCTTCGAGTACCTGCAGGCGCGTGACTTCATCGCCGTGCAGGGCATCGTGGCGATGATCGCCATCATCGTCGCGCTCACAAACTTCGTCGTCGACGTCATCGCGGCGTTCCTCGACCCGAGACTGAGGTTCTGA
- a CDS encoding LysR family transcriptional regulator, whose product MDAGRAPRADDLLVLLAVARTGRYITAAEHLGVDHTTVARRLAALEDAMGGRLVTQAAGGWELTALGQHAAQTASRVEAALSELAGAADAHDPVAGVVRMSATDGFSAFIAAPAIAALRVNHPHLTVEIITATRRAAAHRPGLDIEVVVGKPQTERTHPVELGSYTLGMYASRDYLARVGTPRDADELMQHPLVYFVDSILQVEALDLPRRLVPRMVDGLTSTNVFVHVEATRAGAGIGLLPCFVADRHDDLVRLLPEQFAEKLPYWMIVRRESLRIPSVVAVAEALRAQTARSREMLDGVPR is encoded by the coding sequence ATGGATGCCGGCAGAGCCCCCCGCGCCGACGATCTGCTCGTGCTGCTCGCCGTCGCACGGACCGGTCGGTACATCACGGCGGCCGAGCACCTCGGCGTGGACCACACGACGGTGGCCCGCCGCCTCGCGGCGCTCGAGGACGCGATGGGCGGCCGGCTCGTGACCCAGGCCGCGGGCGGATGGGAGCTGACCGCGCTCGGGCAGCACGCCGCGCAGACCGCGAGCCGGGTGGAGGCGGCGCTGTCGGAGCTGGCCGGTGCGGCGGACGCCCACGATCCGGTCGCCGGTGTCGTGCGGATGTCGGCGACCGACGGCTTCAGCGCCTTCATCGCCGCCCCGGCCATCGCCGCGCTGCGCGTGAACCACCCGCACCTGACCGTCGAGATCATCACGGCCACCCGCCGCGCCGCCGCGCACCGACCGGGCCTCGACATCGAGGTCGTGGTGGGCAAGCCGCAGACCGAGCGCACGCATCCGGTCGAGCTGGGCAGCTACACCCTCGGCATGTACGCATCGCGCGACTATCTGGCCCGCGTCGGGACTCCGCGCGACGCGGACGAGCTGATGCAGCATCCGCTCGTGTACTTCGTCGACTCGATCCTGCAGGTCGAGGCGCTCGACCTGCCCCGCCGCCTCGTGCCGCGCATGGTGGACGGCCTCACCTCGACGAACGTGTTCGTCCACGTCGAGGCGACGCGCGCCGGCGCGGGCATCGGCCTGCTGCCCTGCTTCGTCGCCGATCGCCACGACGATCTCGTGCGCCTGCTGCCCGAGCAGTTCGCGGAGAAGCTGCCGTACTGGATGATCGTGCGCCGCGAGTCGCTGCGCATCCCCTCGGTGGTCGCCGTCGCCGAGGCGCTGCGCGCCCAGACCGCGCGGTCCCGCGAGATGCTCGACGGGGTGCCGCGGTAA
- the phoA gene encoding alkaline phosphatase, which produces MKTMRGRGRRFALVAGAAVVATSLVASGSAIALTAASGSHRLDGDQTQDVRRAIVGGTAKNVILLIGDGMGDSEITIARNYAYGAAGELPGIDALPLTGSYTTYSLYKDGANKGKPDYVPDSAATGTAWATGSKTYDNAVSVDIDGTALPTILEIAKANGLRTGNVSTAEIQDATPAVQVAHVGARSCYGPDSATCGTDALAAGGLGSISEQLLGTRPDVVLGGGLASFTQTAKAGQWSGSTLLEQADARGYQVVTDAAGLASVTKANQTQPLLGLFSDGNFPTRFAPTTATVGGANTPTTCTENPDRLESSLDLASLTETSIDLLSKKSRSAKDGKGFFLQVEGASIDKRDHSADACGQIGETIDLDEAVQVALDFAKKDRNTLVIVTADHAHTSQIVDSTPPTSLSTALTTVDGTVMKISYGTAAAGGSQQHTGSQVRIAAFGPGAANVVGLTDQTDTFGTITGTLDLQLDTAKLSKRAQVSSTYAKPGAPVTVKATGFAGDRQAVVQFGSESKTVDVIDGTVTAQFTAPTPKKQETVKVTVTGVQTEVAKKGTVTVR; this is translated from the coding sequence ATGAAGACCATGAGAGGCCGCGGACGCCGCTTCGCCCTCGTCGCCGGTGCCGCCGTCGTCGCCACCTCGCTCGTCGCCTCCGGCTCGGCGATCGCGCTGACCGCAGCATCCGGATCCCACCGTCTCGACGGCGACCAGACCCAGGACGTGCGCAGGGCGATCGTGGGCGGCACCGCCAAGAACGTGATCCTGCTCATCGGCGACGGGATGGGCGATTCCGAGATCACGATCGCGCGCAACTACGCGTACGGCGCCGCCGGCGAGCTGCCCGGCATCGACGCGCTGCCGCTGACCGGCTCGTACACGACCTACTCGCTGTACAAGGACGGTGCGAACAAGGGCAAGCCCGACTACGTTCCGGACTCCGCCGCGACCGGCACCGCCTGGGCGACCGGCAGCAAGACGTACGACAACGCCGTCTCGGTCGACATCGACGGCACGGCGCTGCCGACGATCCTCGAGATCGCGAAGGCGAACGGTCTGCGCACCGGCAACGTCTCGACCGCCGAGATCCAGGACGCGACCCCGGCCGTGCAGGTCGCGCACGTCGGGGCACGCTCCTGCTACGGCCCCGACTCGGCGACGTGCGGCACCGACGCCCTCGCCGCGGGTGGGCTCGGCTCGATCTCCGAGCAGCTGCTCGGCACGCGTCCCGACGTCGTGCTCGGCGGCGGCCTGGCCTCGTTCACGCAGACGGCGAAGGCCGGTCAGTGGAGCGGTTCGACGCTGCTGGAGCAGGCGGATGCGCGCGGCTACCAGGTCGTGACGGATGCTGCCGGGCTCGCGTCTGTGACGAAGGCGAACCAGACGCAGCCGCTGCTGGGCCTGTTCTCGGACGGCAACTTCCCGACCAGGTTCGCGCCGACCACCGCCACCGTCGGCGGCGCCAACACGCCGACCACCTGCACGGAGAACCCGGATCGGCTGGAGAGCTCGCTCGACCTGGCCTCGCTCACCGAGACCTCGATCGACCTGCTGTCGAAGAAGTCGCGGTCCGCGAAGGACGGCAAGGGCTTCTTCCTCCAGGTCGAGGGCGCGTCCATCGACAAGCGCGACCACTCCGCAGACGCGTGCGGTCAGATCGGCGAGACCATCGACCTCGACGAGGCCGTGCAGGTCGCGCTCGACTTCGCCAAGAAGGATCGCAACACGCTCGTGATCGTCACCGCCGACCACGCCCACACCAGCCAGATCGTCGACTCCACGCCGCCGACCTCGCTGAGCACGGCGCTGACCACGGTCGACGGCACGGTCATGAAGATCTCGTACGGCACCGCGGCGGCCGGCGGGTCGCAGCAGCACACCGGCTCGCAGGTGCGCATCGCCGCCTTCGGCCCCGGCGCGGCGAACGTCGTCGGACTCACCGACCAGACCGACACCTTCGGCACCATCACCGGCACGCTCGACCTGCAGCTCGACACCGCGAAGCTCAGCAAGCGCGCGCAGGTCTCCTCGACCTACGCCAAGCCGGGCGCGCCGGTCACGGTGAAGGCCACCGGATTCGCCGGCGACCGCCAGGCGGTCGTGCAGTTCGGGTCGGAGTCGAAGACGGTCGATGTCATCGACGGCACGGTCACGGCCCAGTTCACCGCGCCGACCCCGAAGAAGCAGGAGACGGTGAAGGTCACCGTCACCGGCGTGCAGACCGAGGTCGCCAAGAAGGGCACCGTCACGGTGCGCTGA
- a CDS encoding 3-hydroxybutyrate dehydrogenase, which produces MTDLHGRTALVTGGASGIGAACARALAAAGAEVTVADIDGEGADALAVEIGGRAWQVDLADTAALADLRLDVDILVNNAGIQHVSPLEEFDPERFSFMLRLMLEAPFLLIRAALPGMYERGFGRILNMSSVHGLRASAYKAAYVTAKHGLEGLSKVTALEGGAHGVTSNCINPGYVRSPLVERQLEDQARVHGIPEDEVLTRVLLADSAVKRLAEPAEIASLALWLAGPDAGMVTGASYTMDGGWSAH; this is translated from the coding sequence ATGACGGATCTGCACGGCCGCACGGCCCTGGTCACGGGCGGTGCGAGCGGCATCGGCGCGGCCTGCGCCCGTGCCCTCGCCGCCGCCGGTGCGGAGGTCACCGTCGCCGACATCGACGGCGAGGGCGCCGACGCCCTCGCCGTCGAGATCGGCGGGCGGGCGTGGCAGGTCGATCTGGCCGACACCGCCGCTCTGGCCGACCTGCGCCTGGACGTCGACATCCTCGTCAACAACGCCGGCATCCAGCACGTGAGTCCGCTCGAGGAGTTCGACCCCGAGCGGTTCTCGTTCATGCTGCGCCTCATGCTGGAGGCGCCGTTCCTCCTCATCCGCGCGGCCCTGCCCGGCATGTACGAGCGCGGCTTCGGCCGCATCCTCAACATGTCGAGCGTGCACGGACTGCGCGCCTCCGCGTACAAGGCGGCCTACGTGACCGCCAAGCACGGCCTCGAGGGGCTCTCGAAGGTCACCGCGCTCGAGGGCGGGGCGCACGGGGTCACGAGCAACTGCATCAACCCCGGCTATGTGCGCTCGCCGCTCGTGGAGCGGCAGCTCGAGGACCAGGCGCGCGTCCACGGCATCCCGGAGGACGAGGTCCTGACGCGGGTGCTGCTGGCCGACTCCGCGGTGAAGCGGCTCGCCGAGCCGGCCGAGATCGCGAGCCTCGCCCTGTGGCTCGCGGGCCCGGATGCGGGGATGGTGACCGGCGCCAGCTACACGATGGACGGCGGCTGGTCGGCGCACTGA
- a CDS encoding MFS transporter, with translation MQAPTSRSAAATRDPAPTKLKRIVAASMAGTVVEWYEFFLYATAASLVFGAYFFPPTGSPLDGIIAAFITYAVGFIARPLGGIVFGQIGDRFGRKPTLQATIIIVGVATFLMGCLPGFATVGFWAPAMLVTLRFIQGFAVGGEWGGAVLLVAEQSPNRSRGFWTSWPQAAVPVGNLLATLVLLVTSWLMTPEAFLDWGWRIAFWLSAVIVLVGFYIRTHVEEAPIFLEAKAQVEAEQAVSYGVVEVLRRYPVGVLQAMGVRFAENIVYYIVVSFSIVYLKVVHEYDTSQLLLALLIAHFVHFLVIPQAGRLADRWGRRPVHLAGAILAATWAFFAFPLFDTLNPVLIVVAVTIGLCFHALMYAPQPSVMAEMFPTRMRYSGVSLGAQVTAILAGSLAPILATQWLRDTGSWLPIAIYIVVACIITGVTVLTLRETKGISLRDIDDADAAKHAPVAHAASVR, from the coding sequence ATGCAAGCCCCCACCTCCCGCAGCGCGGCCGCAACCCGCGATCCCGCGCCCACCAAGCTCAAGCGCATCGTCGCAGCCTCGATGGCCGGCACGGTCGTCGAATGGTACGAGTTCTTCCTCTACGCGACGGCGGCGAGCCTCGTCTTCGGCGCCTACTTCTTCCCGCCGACCGGGTCGCCGCTCGACGGCATCATCGCGGCGTTCATCACGTACGCGGTCGGCTTCATCGCCCGGCCGCTCGGCGGCATCGTGTTCGGGCAGATCGGCGACCGCTTCGGCCGCAAGCCCACGCTGCAGGCGACCATCATCATCGTCGGCGTCGCGACCTTCCTGATGGGCTGCCTGCCCGGGTTCGCCACGGTCGGGTTCTGGGCGCCCGCGATGCTCGTCACGCTCCGGTTCATCCAGGGCTTCGCCGTGGGTGGAGAGTGGGGCGGCGCCGTCCTGCTCGTCGCCGAGCAGAGCCCCAACCGCTCCCGCGGATTCTGGACCAGCTGGCCGCAGGCCGCCGTCCCGGTCGGCAACCTCCTCGCCACCCTCGTGCTGCTGGTGACGTCGTGGCTGATGACCCCGGAGGCGTTCCTGGACTGGGGCTGGCGCATCGCGTTCTGGCTGTCCGCGGTCATCGTGCTCGTCGGCTTCTACATCCGCACCCACGTCGAGGAGGCACCGATCTTCCTCGAGGCCAAGGCGCAGGTCGAGGCCGAGCAGGCCGTCTCGTACGGCGTCGTCGAGGTGCTCCGCCGCTACCCGGTCGGCGTGCTGCAGGCCATGGGCGTGCGCTTCGCGGAGAACATCGTCTACTACATCGTCGTCAGCTTCTCGATCGTGTACCTCAAGGTCGTCCACGAGTACGACACCAGCCAGCTGCTGCTCGCTCTGCTCATCGCGCACTTCGTGCACTTCCTCGTGATCCCGCAGGCCGGCCGGCTGGCCGACCGCTGGGGCCGTCGCCCGGTGCACCTGGCCGGCGCGATCCTGGCGGCGACGTGGGCGTTCTTCGCCTTCCCGCTGTTCGACACGCTGAACCCCGTGCTCATCGTCGTCGCGGTCACGATCGGGCTGTGCTTCCACGCCCTGATGTATGCGCCGCAGCCGTCCGTGATGGCCGAGATGTTCCCGACCCGGATGCGCTACTCCGGCGTCTCGCTCGGCGCGCAGGTCACCGCGATCCTCGCCGGGTCGCTCGCTCCGATCCTCGCGACGCAGTGGCTGCGCGACACCGGCTCGTGGCTGCCGATCGCGATCTACATCGTCGTCGCCTGCATCATCACGGGCGTCACCGTGCTCACGCTGCGAGAGACGAAGGGCATCTCGCTGCGCGACATCGACGATGCGGATGCTGCGAAGCACGCCCCCGTCGCCCACGCGGCGTCGGTGCGCTGA
- a CDS encoding dipeptide ABC transporter ATP-binding protein, which translates to MSSPAQTPLDDLAVDIRGLDVTFSTDGGDVRAVRNVSLDVRRGEVLAIVGESGSGKTVTARTILGLLPESATTEGAVILDGTDVAKLSHDDLRRVRGTKAAMIFQEPSTALNPVFTVGWQLIEGMRAHRKMTKAEAKAKAIEMLGRVGIPDPEHRVNHYPHQFSGGQKQRIVIAMALALEPAVILADEPTTALDVTVQAEILELLRTLRDETGTAIVLITHNMGVVADLADRVAVMLNGEVVETALAKDLFAAPQHEYTKKLLAAVPRLEIADRARPASADETAVVEANGLIIEYPGRLGSPTFRAVDSVSFRIGPGEVLGLVGESGSGKTTIGRAIAGLAPVSGGSLRVLGTEMNGVKERAFRARRRELGFVFQDPATSFNPLLTIAENVAEPLLVHTDAKNARDARPKVDELLEAVQLPAAYGDRFPHELSGGQRQRASLARALALDPKLLIADEPTSALDVSVQARVLELFAEIQERYRFATLFITHDLAVVDLLAHRVVVLHKGRIAEEGRTAEVLGNPQDDYTKRLIASLPVPDPVEQAARRTAWNATRQR; encoded by the coding sequence ATGAGTTCACCGGCGCAGACCCCGCTCGACGACCTGGCCGTCGACATCCGCGGACTGGACGTCACGTTCTCGACCGACGGCGGCGACGTCCGCGCCGTGCGCAACGTCTCGCTCGATGTGCGACGCGGCGAGGTGCTCGCGATCGTCGGCGAGTCCGGCTCGGGCAAGACGGTCACCGCCCGCACGATCCTCGGGCTCCTCCCCGAGTCGGCCACCACCGAGGGCGCGGTCATCCTCGACGGCACCGATGTCGCCAAGCTCAGCCACGACGACCTCCGCCGGGTGCGCGGCACGAAGGCCGCCATGATCTTCCAGGAGCCCTCGACGGCGCTGAACCCGGTGTTCACCGTCGGCTGGCAGCTCATCGAGGGCATGCGGGCGCATCGCAAGATGACGAAGGCCGAGGCGAAGGCAAAGGCCATCGAGATGCTCGGACGTGTCGGCATCCCCGATCCCGAGCACCGGGTCAACCACTATCCGCACCAGTTCTCGGGCGGCCAGAAGCAGCGCATCGTCATCGCGATGGCGCTCGCCCTCGAGCCGGCCGTGATCCTGGCGGACGAGCCGACCACGGCCCTGGATGTGACGGTGCAGGCCGAGATCCTCGAACTCCTGCGCACCCTGCGCGACGAGACCGGCACGGCCATCGTCCTCATCACCCACAACATGGGCGTGGTCGCCGACCTCGCCGATCGCGTCGCGGTGATGCTCAACGGCGAGGTCGTCGAGACCGCGCTCGCGAAGGACCTCTTCGCCGCCCCGCAGCACGAGTACACGAAGAAGCTCCTCGCCGCCGTACCGCGGCTCGAGATCGCGGACCGGGCTCGCCCCGCGTCAGCAGACGAGACCGCAGTGGTCGAGGCGAACGGCCTCATCATCGAGTACCCGGGCCGCCTCGGCAGCCCGACGTTCCGTGCCGTCGACAGCGTGAGCTTCCGGATCGGACCCGGCGAGGTGCTCGGTCTGGTCGGCGAGAGCGGCTCGGGCAAGACCACCATCGGTCGTGCGATCGCCGGACTGGCCCCGGTCAGCGGCGGATCGCTGCGGGTGCTCGGCACCGAGATGAACGGGGTCAAGGAGCGGGCCTTCCGCGCGCGCCGGCGTGAGCTCGGATTCGTGTTCCAGGACCCCGCGACGAGCTTCAACCCGCTGCTCACGATCGCGGAGAACGTCGCAGAGCCCCTCCTCGTCCACACCGACGCGAAGAATGCGCGCGACGCACGGCCCAAGGTCGACGAGCTGCTCGAGGCGGTGCAGCTGCCCGCCGCATACGGCGACCGGTTCCCGCACGAGCTCTCCGGCGGTCAGCGCCAGCGCGCCTCGCTCGCCCGTGCGCTCGCGCTCGACCCGAAGCTGCTCATCGCCGACGAGCCGACGAGTGCGCTCGACGTGTCGGTGCAGGCGCGCGTGCTCGAGCTCTTCGCCGAGATCCAGGAGCGGTACCGGTTCGCGACGCTGTTCATCACGCACGACCTCGCGGTCGTCGACCTGCTCGCCCATCGCGTCGTGGTCCTGCACAAGGGCCGCATCGCCGAGGAAGGGCGCACCGCCGAGGTGCTCGGCAACCCGCAGGACGACTACACGAAGCGGCTCATCGCCTCGCTGCCGGTGCCCGATCCGGTCGAGCAGGCTGCGCGGCGGACGGCGTGGAACGCGACGCGGCAGCGCTGA
- a CDS encoding ABC transporter substrate-binding protein: MSLHDSKRGRLGLVLGAFGASALLLAGCAGSGGTGNDDDATSGEPIIVGTTDKVTTLDPAGSYDNGSLAVQTQVFPYLVNTDYNSTEVVPDLAESAEFTSPTEYTVTLPAGLKWANGNDLTSADVKFSFDRNIKIADPNGASSLLYNLDSVEAPDDTTVVFHLKAENDQIFPYILTSFPGAIVDDEVFSADALTPDQDIVDANAFGGPYAVTSWDFNKTVEFTPNENYQGLLDAPVNSGVILSYFGESSNLKLAVQEGDVDVAYRSLSATDVDDLSGNDKVQVIDGPGGEIRYIVFNFNTQPYGADTPEADADKALAVRQAVADLVDRDAISEQVYKGTYTPLYSYVPEGFAGATEALKGIYGDGNGAPDAAKAKERLEAAGVETPVKLSLQYSPDHYGPSSGDEYALVKQQLEADGLFEVDLKSTEWVQYSEDRTSDVYPAYQLGWFPDYSDADNYLTPFFLKENFLGNHYDNSEVNDLILEQAVETDAATRTADIEKIQELVAGDLSTVPLLQGAQVAVAGTDVQGVLLDASFKFRFAPVTK, translated from the coding sequence ATGTCACTGCACGACAGCAAGCGGGGCCGTCTCGGCCTCGTGCTCGGCGCCTTCGGCGCTTCGGCACTCCTCCTGGCCGGCTGCGCCGGCTCGGGTGGCACCGGAAACGACGACGACGCGACTTCGGGCGAGCCGATCATCGTCGGCACGACCGACAAGGTCACCACGCTCGACCCGGCCGGCTCGTACGACAACGGGTCGCTCGCCGTCCAGACCCAGGTCTTCCCGTACCTGGTCAACACCGACTACAACAGCACCGAGGTCGTCCCCGACCTGGCCGAGTCGGCCGAGTTCACCTCGCCGACCGAGTACACGGTCACGCTGCCGGCCGGCCTGAAGTGGGCCAACGGCAACGACCTGACCTCGGCGGACGTGAAGTTCTCGTTCGACCGCAACATCAAGATCGCCGACCCGAACGGCGCGTCGAGCCTGCTCTACAACCTCGACAGCGTCGAGGCCCCGGATGACACCACCGTCGTCTTCCACCTCAAGGCGGAGAACGACCAGATCTTCCCGTACATCCTGACGAGCTTCCCCGGCGCCATCGTCGACGACGAGGTCTTCTCGGCCGACGCGCTGACGCCCGACCAGGACATCGTCGACGCGAACGCGTTCGGCGGCCCCTACGCCGTCACGTCGTGGGACTTCAACAAGACCGTCGAGTTCACCCCGAACGAGAACTACCAGGGCCTGCTCGACGCCCCCGTCAACAGCGGCGTGATCCTCAGCTACTTCGGCGAGTCGTCGAACCTGAAGCTCGCCGTGCAGGAGGGTGACGTCGACGTGGCGTACCGCAGCCTGTCGGCGACGGATGTCGACGACCTGAGCGGCAACGACAAGGTCCAGGTCATCGACGGCCCCGGCGGCGAGATCCGCTACATCGTGTTCAACTTCAACACGCAGCCGTACGGCGCGGACACCCCGGAGGCCGACGCCGACAAGGCGCTCGCCGTCCGCCAGGCCGTCGCCGACCTCGTCGACCGCGACGCGATCTCGGAGCAGGTCTACAAGGGCACCTACACCCCGCTGTACTCGTACGTTCCCGAGGGCTTCGCCGGTGCCACCGAGGCACTGAAGGGCATCTACGGCGACGGCAACGGCGCCCCGGATGCCGCCAAGGCCAAGGAGCGCCTCGAGGCCGCCGGCGTGGAGACCCCGGTCAAGCTGAGCCTGCAGTACAGCCCCGACCACTACGGCCCTTCGTCGGGTGACGAGTACGCGCTGGTCAAGCAGCAGCTCGAGGCCGACGGCCTGTTCGAGGTCGACCTCAAGTCGACCGAGTGGGTGCAGTACTCGGAGGACCGCACGTCGGACGTGTACCCCGCGTACCAGCTCGGCTGGTTCCCGGACTACTCGGACGCCGACAACTACCTGACGCCGTTCTTCCTCAAGGAGAACTTCCTCGGCAACCACTACGACAACTCGGAGGTCAACGACCTCATCCTCGAGCAGGCCGTGGAGACCGACGCCGCCACCCGCACCGCGGACATCGAGAAGATCCAGGAGCTCGTCGCCGGCGACCTCTCGACCGTCCCGCTGCTCCAGGGTGCGCAGGTCGCCGTCGCCGGAACCGACGTCCAGGGTGTCCTCCTGGACGCCTCGTTCAAGTTCCGCTTCGCTCCCGTCACCAAGTAG